A single genomic interval of Brevibacillus brevis harbors:
- a CDS encoding glyoxalase superfamily protein → MNQIITPIFRMFDVEKAREFYVEFLGFQIDWEHRYEDHFPLYMQISSPSCTLHLSEHHGDACPGSAIRVQVENIELFHQSLLRQGYMYARPGLEETPWGTLEVSVTDPFGNRLHFYQPVDHT, encoded by the coding sequence ATGAATCAGATCATAACACCTATTTTTCGCATGTTTGACGTTGAGAAGGCAAGAGAGTTTTATGTGGAGTTTCTAGGGTTTCAGATTGATTGGGAGCATCGTTACGAGGATCACTTTCCTTTATACATGCAAATTTCCTCACCATCATGCACGCTTCATCTGTCTGAGCATCACGGGGATGCTTGTCCTGGCTCAGCGATTCGGGTACAGGTAGAGAACATTGAGCTTTTTCATCAGTCACTGTTGCGTCAAGGATACATGTACGCTCGTCCCGGTCTAGAAGAGACGCCGTGGGGAACGCTTGAAGTGAGCGTGACCGATCCTTTTGGCAATCGCCTTCATTTTTATCAGCCTGTTGATCATACGTAG
- the thiM gene encoding hydroxyethylthiazole kinase: MILETIGQLLIKVREENPLVHNMTNVVVTNFTANGLLALGASPVMAYAKQEVADMAKIAGALVLNIGTLNEHEIEAMLIAGKSANQHGVPVLFDPVGAGATLYRTETSQHLAQELDLTLIRGNAAEIANVIGERWEIKGVDAKKAGGDVADLAKEAARKLGTIVAITGKVDVVSDGETTYSIHNGHPILTKVTGTGCLLTSVMGAFAAIANDKLIAGAAALVCYGVAAQLAAEKAAGVGPGSFQVEFLNALHNLTPEDVRLFGYIEKKQ, from the coding sequence ATGATTCTGGAGACAATCGGACAATTGCTAATTAAAGTGCGCGAGGAAAATCCTCTTGTACATAACATGACGAACGTAGTTGTCACGAACTTTACAGCGAACGGCTTGTTAGCTCTTGGTGCATCACCTGTCATGGCGTACGCCAAACAAGAGGTGGCAGACATGGCAAAGATCGCCGGAGCTCTTGTATTGAATATAGGGACATTGAACGAGCATGAGATCGAAGCGATGCTGATCGCAGGAAAATCGGCGAATCAGCATGGCGTGCCTGTTTTGTTTGATCCAGTGGGAGCGGGAGCAACATTGTACCGAACCGAGACAAGTCAACATCTTGCGCAGGAACTCGACCTAACCCTCATAAGAGGAAATGCTGCCGAGATTGCCAATGTCATCGGGGAGCGCTGGGAAATTAAAGGGGTAGATGCGAAGAAAGCGGGAGGAGATGTCGCGGACCTAGCGAAAGAAGCAGCGAGAAAGCTTGGGACAATCGTTGCGATTACGGGCAAGGTCGATGTGGTTTCGGATGGAGAAACAACATACTCGATCCATAATGGTCATCCAATCTTAACGAAGGTGACCGGAACTGGCTGCTTGTTAACATCTGTTATGGGAGCGTTTGCAGCCATTGCAAATGACAAGCTGATCGCCGGAGCTGCAGCATTGGTATGCTACGGTGTTGCTGCGCAGCTGGCAGCAGAGAAAGCAGCAGGAGTAGGGCCAGGCAGTTTCCAAGTCGAATTTTTGAATGCGTTGCATAACTTGACCCCAGAGGATGTTCGCCTTTTTGGGTACATCGAAAAAAAACAATAA
- a CDS encoding RtcB family protein: MKTILHGNNHREVKLEHGDVHVFANDEVFASFGERVYQMADNNLRIPRNVYFSYTPDAHVGVGTCIGTTAVWNLADGFVSPSIVGSDIGCGMRVHLTPLHRDDLKDKSLKRALIEAIEAYVPTNERGNTHFTDIRLEEVVKHGLQGLPGNYIPDTEEAPDTLRRSFSHVEKYTFEFDHSFLEQIPQKSWSRAWGQLGTLGGGNHFIEIQHIDIAEENREIAKAWGLFDGQVVIMIHSGSRAWGAMLGRDYTKSFKEAMYKWGIHNPEPSLVYAPIQSEEGQQYLNLMYSALNFAVTNRHMIGFSVEQAFRDVFGSEMRTPVLYDLMHNYALKEFHRNTPMLVHRKGATKALPAGHFQNPKAYRETGHPALIPGSMGTSSYIMVGSDAGAKNFYSICHGAGRVRSRKATKELVTIDQFEQAMRVGQEDEIMVNHRSLASILDECPQAYKDVDQIIDSVVGANLASVVAKCNPLIAIKGV, translated from the coding sequence ATGAAAACAATTTTGCATGGAAACAACCATCGTGAAGTGAAACTGGAGCATGGAGATGTGCACGTTTTTGCAAATGACGAAGTATTTGCGAGCTTCGGTGAACGCGTATATCAAATGGCAGACAATAATTTGCGTATTCCGCGAAATGTTTATTTTTCGTACACCCCTGATGCACATGTGGGTGTTGGGACCTGTATTGGGACGACAGCGGTTTGGAATCTTGCCGATGGATTTGTCTCGCCCTCCATCGTTGGATCAGACATTGGATGTGGCATGCGTGTGCATCTGACTCCGTTGCATCGAGACGACCTTAAAGACAAGAGCCTAAAACGTGCATTGATCGAAGCGATCGAAGCGTACGTCCCGACAAACGAACGGGGAAATACGCATTTTACAGATATTCGCTTGGAGGAAGTGGTGAAGCATGGCTTACAAGGACTGCCTGGCAACTACATTCCGGATACAGAAGAAGCGCCTGACACTTTACGTCGTTCTTTCTCGCATGTCGAAAAGTACACATTTGAATTCGACCATTCCTTCCTGGAGCAAATACCGCAAAAATCCTGGAGTCGTGCGTGGGGCCAGTTGGGAACATTGGGGGGCGGTAACCACTTTATTGAAATCCAGCATATCGACATCGCGGAGGAGAACAGGGAGATTGCGAAAGCGTGGGGACTGTTCGACGGTCAGGTCGTCATCATGATTCATTCCGGTTCGCGAGCGTGGGGGGCTATGCTAGGGCGGGATTACACGAAAAGCTTCAAGGAAGCTATGTACAAATGGGGGATTCATAATCCTGAGCCGAGCCTGGTATATGCTCCGATCCAAAGCGAGGAAGGACAACAGTATTTGAATTTGATGTATTCCGCGCTGAACTTTGCGGTAACAAATCGGCATATGATCGGATTTTCAGTGGAGCAGGCGTTCCGGGACGTTTTCGGTAGCGAGATGCGTACGCCAGTCCTGTATGATTTGATGCATAATTACGCCTTGAAAGAATTCCATCGCAACACACCGATGCTCGTCCACCGCAAAGGAGCGACGAAGGCATTGCCAGCAGGCCATTTCCAAAATCCGAAAGCTTACCGTGAAACGGGACACCCAGCCTTGATCCCAGGTTCTATGGGAACATCGTCCTATATTATGGTCGGATCGGACGCAGGTGCCAAAAACTTTTATTCGATCTGTCATGGTGCAGGGCGTGTTCGTTCCCGCAAAGCAACGAAGGAGCTTGTGACCATCGATCAATTCGAGCAGGCGATGCGCGTGGGACAGGAAGATGAGATCATGGTGAATCATCGTTCGCTCGCTTCCATCCTTGATGAATGCCCGCAAGCCTATAAAGATGTGGATCAAATCATCGATTCGGTTGTAGGTGCAAATCTTGCATCTGTCGTCGCAAAATGTAACCCTCTTATTGCCATAAAAGGAGTATAA
- a CDS encoding helix-turn-helix transcriptional regulator: protein MARESFDKELQLLRLLFLTAGAYNRQQLAERLGISVHTLDKTIKKLKDIQSTFYQHVGDEEKKEYYAQLRYNYFEVTDNFLMFLYHAKSLKDSEVERLSHILEKLRHQPLSIKDLLDTFVDTEPDEKTIRQDMKYLEEVGVIKNVSEVRPYVYQFDGELLDSLTDDELLDLYDFTDFMANTQLPAVPGYLLQEKVKRYLKYRLKLTDASAFLYKYHFVSRILDEYQALLLTEAIRQRKIVEFHYYTPKRRKFYDSQNTNPAFQRDTSGRHQKVIPLRVIFDHQYGRWYLLAQGCGNGPLRKYRVEGMTKLVTGKSVTPEIFSSLQASADERITHSWLIDTGKLVTVRLRFFQPRDTPHSFIKERVEAQGQWGIVTEESRESFVYEINVNSTMEITPWIRSFGSSVEVLEPLFLRKQFQKEWEELLAYYESV, encoded by the coding sequence ATGGCACGCGAAAGCTTTGACAAAGAGCTGCAATTGCTCCGTCTCCTGTTTTTGACCGCTGGTGCCTACAATCGGCAGCAGTTAGCCGAGCGGCTCGGAATCTCCGTTCATACCCTTGATAAAACGATAAAAAAGCTGAAGGACATCCAATCGACCTTTTATCAGCATGTCGGCGATGAGGAGAAAAAAGAGTATTACGCACAGCTTCGTTACAACTATTTTGAGGTGACGGACAATTTCTTGATGTTTTTGTACCATGCAAAATCATTGAAGGATTCGGAGGTAGAGCGACTGTCTCACATCTTGGAAAAGCTCAGACACCAGCCTCTCTCCATTAAAGATTTGCTGGATACGTTTGTGGATACAGAACCCGATGAAAAAACGATTCGCCAGGATATGAAATACCTGGAGGAAGTTGGCGTGATAAAAAATGTGAGTGAGGTCAGACCGTACGTTTATCAGTTCGACGGTGAGCTACTGGACTCGTTGACGGACGACGAGCTATTGGACCTGTATGATTTCACCGACTTCATGGCTAATACACAGCTACCGGCCGTCCCTGGTTATCTCTTGCAAGAAAAAGTGAAGCGTTATCTCAAATATCGCTTGAAGCTAACCGATGCATCTGCGTTTTTATACAAGTATCATTTCGTCTCACGTATTCTCGATGAATATCAAGCTTTGCTTCTCACAGAAGCCATTCGTCAGCGAAAAATCGTTGAATTTCACTACTACACGCCCAAACGCCGAAAGTTTTATGATTCCCAAAATACGAATCCGGCTTTCCAACGGGATACATCCGGGCGCCATCAAAAAGTGATTCCACTCCGGGTTATTTTTGATCATCAATACGGCAGATGGTACTTGCTGGCACAAGGATGTGGCAATGGTCCGCTCCGCAAATACCGTGTGGAGGGTATGACCAAGCTCGTAACAGGCAAATCCGTTACGCCGGAAATCTTCTCTTCCTTGCAAGCGAGTGCGGATGAGCGCATTACCCATAGTTGGCTGATTGATACCGGAAAACTCGTAACCGTACGCCTTCGCTTTTTCCAGCCTCGGGACACGCCTCATTCCTTTATCAAAGAGCGAGTGGAGGCACAGGGGCAATGGGGGATTGTGACAGAAGAATCACGGGAAAGCTTTGTGTACGAAATAAACGTGAACAGCACGATGGAAATTACACCGTGGATACGCAGCTTCGGTTCAAGCGTCGAAGTTCTTGAACCGCTGTTTCTTCGCAAACAATTCCAAAAAGAATGGGAGGAGCTGCTCGCCTACTATGAATCTGTTTGA
- a CDS encoding WYL domain-containing protein, whose product MNLFDKIHNYQLVTRLDEAGVYPVTSHEKAWLALMLANPSAAEIFEPATLAKLHRLTQIPESESTEQERFVEKAQTQAKQLWSPLVRPLRRIILGKNHIKITAATNKGPVFRNQRGVPYKLEYSLAKKAWYLIWLNMSSNRLITTPLHLIRSVDELYIEDVWYESFLPTISEQIQQRKQMAKIMIIRRYNAELQRILYAFSCFDKEVAFDSESLVYTITLHYLSDEQEFILSRIRFLGLRVKVVENDQLKQRMAESATNALARYTETPL is encoded by the coding sequence ATGAATCTGTTTGATAAGATACATAATTACCAGCTAGTGACACGTCTCGATGAAGCAGGTGTTTATCCGGTAACCTCACACGAAAAAGCTTGGCTGGCCCTGATGCTGGCAAATCCGTCTGCGGCAGAAATTTTCGAGCCCGCTACACTCGCTAAGCTCCACCGTTTGACACAAATACCAGAAAGTGAATCGACCGAACAAGAACGATTCGTGGAAAAGGCGCAAACGCAGGCCAAGCAGCTCTGGAGTCCGCTCGTGCGCCCCCTGCGGCGAATTATTCTCGGCAAAAATCACATAAAAATAACCGCAGCCACGAACAAAGGCCCGGTTTTTCGCAATCAACGAGGAGTTCCCTACAAGCTGGAATATTCACTTGCCAAGAAGGCCTGGTACCTGATCTGGCTGAACATGTCTTCCAATCGCCTGATCACGACTCCGCTACATCTCATTCGCTCCGTCGATGAGCTTTACATAGAAGATGTATGGTATGAAAGTTTTTTACCGACTATTTCGGAGCAGATCCAACAGCGCAAGCAGATGGCAAAAATTATGATCATCCGTCGTTACAACGCTGAGCTCCAGCGCATATTGTACGCCTTTTCCTGCTTTGACAAAGAGGTCGCTTTTGATTCAGAATCGCTGGTATATACGATCACCCTGCACTATCTATCCGACGAGCAGGAGTTTATTTTATCCCGCATTCGTTTTCTCGGCCTTCGTGTAAAAGTAGTAGAAAACGATCAACTCAAACAGCGCATGGCAGAGTCGGCAACGAACGCCTTGGCAAGATATACCGAAACTCCACTTTGA
- a CDS encoding N-acetylmuramoyl-L-alanine amidase has product MKTTCKKASLICGLWFSLSWPFITEPAQAASVIQAKVVATSLNVRSEPAPNASVVATVPYGVVVTITDEAYGWAKIRYNQKVGWVAGYYLQKGAVSSTGSATSPANTATVKSKQGTVMADSLRMRKGPSTSHEIILSLPRGTRVDILKKQGDWIQARTSNGQTGWVSATYIGDAKANAPVSKSSKTPGLKGKVIVIDPGHGGSDIGTQGTKWNSMEKTLNYKTSMLLASKLRQRGAQVFMTRTSDTQKPSLAQRVAFSESKRADAFLSIHYNSSVKPNSGTLTFYYSQDKDEPLARAIESRLAGGIGLRSNGISFGNYHVLRENDDPSVLIELGFLSNPKDEGIVRTSSYQDKAAQAITEALADYFGR; this is encoded by the coding sequence ATGAAAACAACATGTAAAAAAGCGTCTCTCATATGTGGACTATGGTTTAGTCTGTCATGGCCGTTTATTACGGAGCCGGCGCAAGCAGCAAGTGTCATCCAGGCAAAAGTGGTCGCAACCTCTCTGAACGTTCGCAGTGAACCAGCCCCCAATGCATCTGTTGTCGCGACCGTGCCGTATGGAGTGGTCGTGACGATTACCGATGAAGCATACGGTTGGGCAAAAATTAGATACAATCAAAAGGTAGGCTGGGTTGCGGGGTATTACTTGCAAAAAGGAGCGGTATCGAGTACGGGTTCAGCAACTTCACCAGCCAATACAGCCACTGTCAAAAGCAAGCAAGGCACGGTTATGGCCGATTCGCTCCGAATGCGAAAAGGACCAAGCACGAGCCATGAGATTATCCTTTCGCTGCCCAGAGGAACCCGTGTAGATATTTTGAAAAAGCAAGGAGACTGGATCCAAGCGAGAACTTCCAATGGACAAACAGGCTGGGTGTCTGCGACGTATATTGGCGATGCCAAGGCCAACGCTCCGGTGTCCAAAAGCTCCAAAACGCCAGGCTTAAAAGGAAAAGTCATCGTGATTGACCCGGGACATGGTGGTTCTGATATCGGGACACAAGGAACGAAGTGGAATAGCATGGAAAAAACGTTGAATTATAAAACGTCCATGCTGCTCGCCAGCAAACTGCGCCAACGGGGTGCGCAAGTCTTCATGACGAGGACAAGTGACACACAAAAGCCTTCGCTAGCGCAGCGTGTCGCTTTTAGCGAATCAAAGAGGGCGGATGCCTTCCTTAGCATCCATTACAATTCTTCTGTGAAGCCAAATAGCGGTACCCTCACGTTTTATTATTCGCAAGACAAGGATGAGCCGTTAGCTCGAGCGATTGAGTCTCGCTTGGCAGGGGGCATCGGTTTAAGAAGCAACGGCATTTCTTTTGGCAATTATCACGTCCTCCGCGAAAACGATGATCCGTCCGTCTTAATTGAGCTTGGCTTTCTATCGAATCCAAAGGATGAAGGCATCGTCCGTACATCGTCCTATCAGGACAAAGCTGCACAGGCGATTACGGAAGCTCTAGCAGATTACTTCGGTCGATAA
- a CDS encoding YitT family protein, protein MMRRALQLSKRYSMILFGACLLAFAYYHINFQNHLSEGGFVGLGLLAKYAFDLSPAMVMLLLDIPLFLVAWLVRGRQFIWDTIFASLAFTMFYDLFERFSPIVMDMSRMMPLASVLSGVLTGLGTGLVLRYGAATGGDDIFSLLISKYTGLSIGTVFLLLDVIVLCMSFWFVPMKEMMYTILAVVISSQVITWTVNHGAGMDVMEEEHGHGSVSMTHR, encoded by the coding sequence ATGATGAGGAGAGCGCTGCAGTTATCTAAGCGTTACAGTATGATTTTGTTTGGAGCTTGTTTACTTGCTTTTGCGTATTATCACATTAACTTTCAGAACCATTTGTCTGAAGGTGGGTTTGTTGGCTTGGGGTTATTGGCGAAATACGCCTTTGACTTGTCGCCAGCGATGGTGATGCTTTTACTGGATATTCCATTGTTTTTGGTTGCCTGGTTAGTAAGAGGCCGCCAGTTCATTTGGGACACGATCTTTGCATCACTTGCTTTTACCATGTTTTACGATTTGTTTGAACGATTTTCACCGATTGTCATGGATATGAGCAGAATGATGCCGCTGGCGTCTGTCCTGTCCGGTGTATTGACCGGGCTGGGTACCGGATTGGTTCTGCGCTATGGAGCTGCGACAGGTGGAGACGATATTTTCTCTCTGTTGATCAGTAAGTACACGGGATTGTCCATTGGTACGGTCTTTCTTTTACTGGACGTCATTGTGCTTTGCATGTCGTTCTGGTTTGTACCGATGAAAGAGATGATGTATACCATTTTGGCCGTTGTCATTTCTAGCCAAGTCATCACCTGGACCGTTAATCATGGTGCAGGAATGGATGTCATGGAAGAGGAGCACGGGCATGGAAGCGTCTCGATGACCCACCGGTAA
- the cobU gene encoding bifunctional adenosylcobinamide kinase/adenosylcobinamide-phosphate guanylyltransferase → MIVLITGGARSGKSTFAEKYAAHLGSSGVYIATAQSTDEEMEERILHHRDRRLQSNFPWQTIEEPYALTEWLEKLAAQVDIQEQQTVILIDCLILWVSNWLLHDGEEQTFEQVLQQVDVLVNKLKDYPGTVLLVTNEVGDGLVPQHPLGRMFRDLAGLMNQRVAAVADQVFLVTAGIPVELKGQAFQF, encoded by the coding sequence ATGATCGTACTCATTACAGGTGGGGCACGCAGTGGAAAAAGCACGTTTGCCGAAAAATACGCGGCACATTTGGGCTCCTCGGGTGTTTACATCGCGACTGCACAAAGCACTGATGAGGAAATGGAAGAGCGGATCTTGCACCACCGAGACCGCCGCTTGCAGTCCAACTTTCCTTGGCAAACGATCGAGGAGCCGTACGCATTGACAGAGTGGCTCGAGAAGCTCGCAGCGCAAGTGGACATACAAGAACAACAGACAGTGATTCTGATTGATTGCTTGATTCTTTGGGTGTCTAATTGGTTGCTGCATGATGGAGAGGAGCAGACGTTTGAGCAAGTGCTCCAGCAGGTTGATGTACTGGTAAACAAGTTAAAAGACTACCCAGGTACGGTCTTGCTGGTGACAAACGAAGTAGGCGACGGACTCGTCCCGCAACATCCGTTGGGACGTATGTTCCGTGATTTGGCGGGCTTGATGAATCAACGCGTGGCAGCGGTTGCCGATCAAGTTTTTCTTGTCACAGCAGGGATTCCTGTAGAGCTAAAAGGACAAGCTTTCCAATTTTAA
- a CDS encoding heme ABC transporter ATP-binding protein — protein MINVRNLQKSYQDTPVLHGIDFCVDKGEFFGIIGPNGSGKSTLLKIISGVIKPDAGDILLQEKKLHSYPRKELAKILAVLEQEGLPPVGFRVREVLEMGRFPYQNWLGEEKQDVASLINEIVQMLGLEHLEERTLDQLSGGEKQRVALGKALIQRPQVLLLDEPTTYLDIGYQIQLMDIVRKWQKTTQVTVVAVLHDLNLASLYCDRILMLHKGKQISVGAPKDILQSDRIEAVYGTRPIVMEHPVHHLPQIILQSQV, from the coding sequence ATGATCAATGTGCGCAACTTGCAAAAATCGTATCAGGATACGCCAGTTTTGCACGGCATCGATTTTTGCGTGGACAAGGGAGAATTTTTTGGCATCATCGGGCCCAATGGAAGCGGTAAATCCACTCTGCTAAAAATCATTTCAGGTGTCATCAAGCCAGATGCAGGAGACATTTTGCTTCAAGAGAAAAAGCTTCATTCCTATCCACGAAAAGAGCTTGCCAAAATACTGGCTGTTTTGGAGCAAGAGGGTCTGCCGCCAGTCGGCTTTCGTGTCCGAGAGGTGTTGGAGATGGGGCGCTTTCCTTACCAAAATTGGCTGGGGGAAGAGAAGCAGGATGTCGCATCGCTCATTAATGAAATCGTGCAGATGCTCGGTCTTGAACATTTGGAAGAGCGCACACTGGATCAGTTGAGTGGTGGGGAAAAGCAGCGCGTAGCTTTGGGGAAGGCATTAATCCAAAGACCCCAGGTACTGTTGCTCGATGAACCCACGACTTACCTCGATATCGGGTACCAGATTCAACTCATGGACATTGTGCGAAAATGGCAAAAGACCACGCAGGTGACAGTCGTTGCTGTGCTGCACGATCTGAATCTGGCTTCCTTATACTGCGATCGTATTTTGATGCTGCATAAAGGAAAGCAGATAAGCGTCGGCGCACCCAAAGACATCTTGCAAAGTGACAGAATCGAGGCTGTATACGGAACCAGACCGATTGTCATGGAACATCCTGTTCATCATTTGCCGCAAATTATTTTGCAATCGCAAGTATAA
- a CDS encoding FecCD family ABC transporter permease, with translation MKKRLFIWGGVSCFVLLASIVISISMGAAQLPISQVWLILLHQIPGLSEWISVTWPESSEQIVMKVRFPRVVLAVLIGACLSLAGAGFQGVLRNPLADPFTMGVASGSAVGAAFLILFGLQISFLGAWSTPVVAFLTGLLSLWIVLGLAKTQGKLQTETLILSGVVVQAFLGSLVSFMVSLSDQTVNEIVFWLMGSLSFRGWAFTSVLIPYLVIGGMVLVSYARSLNLFALGERQAAHLGVHVDRTKLVVLVVSTFLTAAAVSIAGIIGFVGLVVPHLVRLLVGPDHRILLPMAAIFGGIYVLWADTLARMLLSPTEIPLGVVTAFLGAPFFAYLLKQNKRFRKR, from the coding sequence ATGAAGAAACGATTGTTCATATGGGGAGGAGTAAGCTGTTTCGTTCTTCTGGCATCAATAGTTATCAGCATCTCGATGGGGGCGGCCCAACTCCCCATTTCGCAAGTATGGCTCATCCTGCTTCATCAAATCCCGGGCTTGTCTGAGTGGATCAGCGTAACGTGGCCAGAGTCTTCTGAGCAAATTGTCATGAAGGTTCGTTTTCCACGCGTTGTATTGGCTGTCTTAATTGGGGCCTGCTTGTCACTTGCAGGAGCGGGCTTTCAGGGCGTTTTGCGCAATCCGCTCGCTGATCCGTTTACGATGGGCGTGGCATCCGGTTCTGCTGTCGGAGCAGCCTTCTTGATCCTTTTTGGTTTGCAAATCAGCTTTTTGGGTGCATGGAGCACGCCTGTCGTCGCTTTTCTTACAGGACTGCTCAGTTTATGGATCGTACTTGGACTCGCGAAAACGCAAGGAAAGCTGCAAACCGAGACCTTGATTTTGTCTGGTGTCGTGGTGCAGGCTTTTCTCGGCTCGCTCGTTTCCTTTATGGTGTCGCTATCTGACCAGACGGTGAATGAGATCGTGTTCTGGCTTATGGGCAGCCTGTCATTTCGCGGCTGGGCCTTTACATCTGTCTTGATTCCGTACTTGGTCATAGGTGGAATGGTGCTTGTGAGCTATGCGCGTTCCTTGAACCTATTTGCGTTAGGGGAGCGGCAGGCAGCGCATCTCGGCGTCCATGTGGATCGAACGAAGCTCGTGGTTCTGGTCGTCTCGACTTTCCTGACCGCAGCGGCAGTTTCTATCGCGGGAATTATCGGATTCGTTGGCCTGGTGGTACCGCATCTCGTCCGATTGCTGGTTGGTCCTGACCATCGTATTTTACTGCCCATGGCTGCGATCTTCGGTGGTATTTACGTATTGTGGGCCGACACGCTTGCCAGAATGCTGTTAAGTCCAACGGAAATCCCGCTCGGCGTCGTGACAGCATTTTTGGGAGCACCGTTTTTCGCCTATTTATTGAAGCAAAATAAACGCTTTAGGAAGAGGTAA
- a CDS encoding ABC transporter substrate-binding protein: MKRSLRFMIPLLVAASLAGCAGNDNSQPAPGGQTNAPQPAPQENAAEQSAKQTTYPLTVTDAAGKEVTFAKAPERIVSTSPAETEILFALGLEDRIVAVSDYDDYPDAAKAKPKVGGVVKPNEEAILAQTPDMIVGGISMEKPVADKLKSLGMPVYISHPTKMDDILNNVLAMGVITNTQEQAEKVVAQMKKDIAYVQEAVKNVKPEEKKKVYLEFSPGWTVGKGEFMDELITLAGATNIASDTEGWNPISEEKILQNDPDVILYASGITDEKSGVKLEDLIANRNGWDKMKAIREKQIFGMDQNILSRPGPRITQGLIEVAKTIYPDLVK; this comes from the coding sequence ATGAAACGTTCATTGCGATTCATGATCCCCCTGCTAGTTGCGGCGAGCCTTGCAGGTTGTGCGGGTAACGATAACAGCCAGCCAGCACCAGGAGGACAAACAAACGCACCGCAGCCAGCACCGCAAGAGAATGCGGCCGAGCAGTCTGCAAAACAAACAACGTATCCATTGACAGTCACGGATGCGGCAGGAAAAGAAGTAACCTTTGCAAAAGCTCCTGAGCGAATTGTCTCAACATCACCTGCCGAGACTGAGATTTTGTTCGCACTAGGCTTGGAAGATCGGATCGTAGCTGTCTCAGACTATGATGATTATCCAGATGCGGCGAAGGCAAAGCCAAAAGTTGGCGGGGTCGTCAAACCAAACGAAGAAGCTATTCTCGCTCAAACGCCGGATATGATCGTTGGTGGAATTTCGATGGAGAAGCCAGTGGCTGACAAGCTCAAATCTCTCGGGATGCCAGTCTATATTAGCCATCCGACAAAGATGGATGATATCCTTAACAATGTTTTGGCGATGGGAGTTATCACGAATACACAGGAACAAGCCGAAAAAGTCGTCGCGCAAATGAAGAAAGACATCGCGTACGTTCAAGAAGCAGTGAAAAATGTAAAACCGGAAGAGAAGAAAAAGGTATACCTGGAATTTTCCCCGGGCTGGACAGTCGGAAAAGGCGAATTCATGGACGAACTCATCACGCTGGCTGGGGCGACAAACATTGCTTCCGACACCGAAGGATGGAATCCGATCAGTGAAGAAAAGATTTTGCAAAACGACCCGGATGTCATTTTGTATGCAAGCGGAATTACCGATGAAAAGTCTGGCGTCAAGCTGGAGGATCTGATCGCGAATCGCAATGGCTGGGATAAAATGAAGGCGATCCGTGAAAAACAAATCTTTGGCATGGACCAAAATATTTTGTCCCGTCCTGGTCCACGTATTACACAAGGGTTGATCGAAGTAGCCAAGACGATTTACCCTGACCTGGTGAAATAA